One window from the genome of Nicotiana sylvestris chromosome 9, ASM39365v2, whole genome shotgun sequence encodes:
- the LOC138877905 gene encoding uncharacterized protein, which translates to MAFSEISFNNYNASSVVFPITEPPAAASITFVEECTLNVFSAYVPHAGLDEEVKRCFWEGLDEIIHQVPPTEKLFIGGDFNGHIGLTASVYDKVHGGFDFGERNRGGTSLLDFAKAFRLVVSNSCFPKREEHLVTFQNAVAKTQIDYLLLRRRDRGLCKDCKAIQGEILVTRHRLLVMDVGIMVKRRKMSSRGRPKIRWGALTKDKA; encoded by the exons ATGGCATTCTCAGAAATTTCATTCAACAATTATAATGCTTCCTCTGTTGTTTTTCCCATTACTGAACCTCCTGCAGCTGCATCTATCACATTTGTAGAAGAG TGCACCTTAAATGTCTTTAGTGCATATGTGCCACATGCGGGACTAGATGAGGAGGTTAAACGAtgtttttgggaggggttggatgagattatACATCAGGTACCACCTACTGAGAagttattcataggaggggatttcaatggccATATTGGGTTGACCGCAAGTGTGTATGACAAAGTGCATGGAGGCTTCGATTTTGGGGAGAGGAACAGAGGGGGAACCTCGTTACTGGACTTCGCTAAGGCTTTTAGGTTGGTGGTTTCTAACTCTTGCTTTCCAAAGagggaggagcatttggttacttttcaaaatgcggtggcgaagactcagattgactatctcctacTCAGAAGGCGTGATAGAGGGTTGTGCAAGGATTGCAAGGCGATTCAAGGTGAGATACTCGTGACGCGacataggctcttggtgatggaTGTTGGTATTATGGTGAAGAGGAGGAAAATGTCTTCTCGAGGAAGACCGAAAATCAGGTGGGGAGCCTTAACTAAGGACAAAGCCTAA
- the LOC138877906 gene encoding uncharacterized protein gives MGAWKSSGDANTMWSKTVNYIREVAREVLEVSTGVSGRHKGNSWWNEVVQGKVEAKKEAYRTLVGIIGEEERRACMERYKVARKEAKLAVTEAKTAAYSHMYEELGGKGGEKKLFRLAKQRERKARDLD, from the coding sequence ATGGGAGCTTGGAAGAGCAGTGGTGACGCGAACACTATGTGGTCAAAGACAGTAAACTATATAAGGGAGgttgcgagagaggtgttagagGTCTCGACGGGCGTCTCCGGCAGGCACAAAGGAAATTCGTGGTGGAATGAAGTGGTACAAGGTAAAGTGGAGGCGAAGAAGGAGGCATACCGTACGTTAGTGGGGATCATAGGTGAGGAGGAGAGGCGAGCGTGCAtggagaggtataaggtagctaggaaggaagcgaagctggcggtcacggaggctaagactGCGGCTTATAGTCATATGTACGAGGAACTAGGGGGAAAAggaggggagaagaagttatttagGCTGGCCAAGCAGAGAGAGAGGAAAGCTCGAGATTTAGACTGA